In the Oxobacter pfennigii genome, one interval contains:
- a CDS encoding FAD-dependent oxidoreductase, with product MTKTIFEPASQIPVFDEADILVVGGGPAGTAAAISAARNGARVILSERYGYLGGQVTGGHVSMIPNIDNGTGVQITGILQEWMDRLGKLPDGLYGPSKKDAGSSDPELIKQWSGYMGTVWNNKICYGTYVDPELLKIVLNDMVEESNVIVYFHCWAAKAYMEDGQLKGVFFESKEGRKAVLAKVIIDATGEGDIFASAGAEFDDSIDPAIRNSNLSLCFRIANIDHKKYLNYIKDNRQDWAEKMNQILKMAGFRMALIPSNRNDNVWVNNWTFGKNGMKVKDLTFVEIEVRKQIVKVIEFLNKEMPGYENGYLMDVAPQIGVRYSRRLKGLYQISFDDLKQGKTYDDVVAITPAQHVFNAPGEEIPMQIPYRALVPEKLDNLIAAGRCLSADVYAHNWINLIPPCTAIGEAAGAAAYVAVNSNIQPRNADVKTVQNILKKQGFYLP from the coding sequence ATGACAAAAACAATATTTGAACCTGCATCTCAAATACCTGTTTTTGATGAAGCCGACATACTGGTTGTCGGAGGAGGTCCGGCAGGAACTGCAGCAGCCATTTCAGCTGCAAGAAATGGTGCGAGGGTAATATTGTCGGAGAGGTATGGATACCTTGGAGGACAAGTAACAGGCGGGCATGTATCTATGATACCCAATATTGACAATGGAACAGGAGTTCAGATTACCGGAATACTGCAGGAGTGGATGGATAGATTAGGCAAGCTTCCTGACGGGCTTTATGGACCAAGTAAAAAAGATGCCGGAAGCAGCGATCCCGAACTGATTAAGCAGTGGTCAGGCTATATGGGGACAGTTTGGAACAATAAGATTTGCTATGGAACCTATGTTGATCCTGAACTTCTTAAGATCGTCCTGAACGATATGGTCGAAGAATCTAATGTAATTGTATACTTCCACTGCTGGGCTGCTAAAGCATATATGGAAGACGGTCAGCTTAAGGGCGTTTTCTTCGAAAGCAAGGAAGGAAGAAAGGCAGTATTAGCCAAAGTTATTATTGATGCAACAGGAGAAGGGGATATATTTGCATCTGCAGGGGCAGAGTTCGATGACAGTATAGATCCTGCCATAAGAAACTCAAATTTGAGTCTGTGCTTCAGAATTGCAAATATTGACCATAAAAAATATCTGAATTATATAAAGGACAATCGTCAAGATTGGGCTGAAAAAATGAACCAGATTCTTAAAATGGCAGGATTCAGGATGGCGCTGATCCCAAGTAACCGAAATGACAATGTATGGGTCAACAACTGGACATTCGGGAAAAATGGCATGAAGGTGAAGGATTTGACCTTTGTGGAGATTGAAGTCAGAAAGCAAATTGTTAAAGTAATCGAATTCCTTAATAAGGAAATGCCTGGCTATGAAAACGGGTATCTTATGGATGTAGCTCCTCAAATAGGTGTAAGGTACAGCAGAAGATTGAAAGGGCTATACCAGATAAGTTTTGATGATCTGAAGCAGGGAAAAACCTATGATGATGTTGTAGCAATCACTCCTGCACAGCATGTCTTCAATGCGCCAGGCGAGGAAATACCTATGCAGATACCCTATCGCGCATTGGTACCTGAAAAACTGGATAACTTAATAGCCGCCGGGAGATGCTTGTCGGCAGACGTATATGCCCACAACTGGATTAATCTCATTCCACCGTGCACTGCTATAGGTGAGGCTGCCGGCGCAGCAGCATATGTTGCCGTCAATTCCAACATTCAGCCTAGAAATGCAGATGTTAAAACAGTTCAGAATATATTAAAGAAACAAGGATTTTATTTGCCTTGA
- a CDS encoding MerR family transcriptional regulator gives MKKYRIGDMSRMASMPKHVIRFYETQGIVNPKQQSENNYRYYEYYDTCSLLRSRLYRSLGFSLHKSAELIGKCSHDELHKQLERRSVEIEEEISRLQCQQSRLKEMLDRSGSVEDCLGEYRIIERPGFYWIGGGNKEDLSIESASEKIYRSWMEKMPSTYFLCVIPIEAMLQQTEFNYSYGVALKEENIKYSEVENIPQVKYFPACRALYGVIEKKHNSGSFTIEYFKKLLDYIYMNKLKIEGPLLIELIEIIFERGMKIYRFGISIPVRNIT, from the coding sequence ATGAAGAAGTATCGCATAGGGGACATGTCGCGAATGGCCAGCATGCCCAAGCATGTAATCAGGTTCTACGAGACACAGGGAATAGTAAACCCAAAGCAACAGAGTGAGAATAACTACAGGTACTATGAATACTATGATACTTGTTCTCTCTTGAGATCCAGGCTTTACCGGAGTCTGGGTTTTTCACTACACAAATCAGCTGAGCTAATCGGTAAATGCAGCCATGATGAGCTGCATAAGCAGCTTGAAAGGAGAAGCGTTGAGATTGAAGAAGAGATATCAAGGCTTCAGTGTCAGCAAAGCAGGCTCAAGGAAATGCTGGACCGTTCCGGCAGTGTGGAAGACTGTCTGGGAGAATACAGGATTATCGAGAGGCCGGGCTTTTATTGGATAGGGGGAGGAAATAAAGAAGATCTTTCTATAGAGAGCGCCAGTGAAAAAATATACAGGAGCTGGATGGAAAAGATGCCTTCTACATATTTTTTATGTGTGATTCCTATTGAAGCCATGCTGCAACAAACTGAATTTAATTATAGCTATGGTGTGGCATTAAAAGAAGAAAACATCAAGTATTCAGAAGTTGAGAATATACCTCAGGTAAAATACTTTCCGGCTTGCAGAGCTTTATATGGAGTTATAGAGAAAAAGCACAACAGCGGTTCATTTACCATAGAATATTTTAAAAAGTTGCTTGACTACATTTATATGAATAAACTGAAAATTGAAGGCCCTCTGCTGATTGAGCTTATAGAAATCATTTTTGAAAGAGGGATGAAAATTTACAGGTTCGGTATAAGCATTCCTGTCCGCAACATTACTTAA
- a CDS encoding MFS transporter has translation MKKPLSKSLKTFYGVGDLGFSLMTSVGVYLQTYFLTDVAGFNLALVALIISIPNTFDAIFSGVYGAVIDTVKPMRWGKLRSWLIVLPPLVVLFMTLQYTKIGTDNIAAIIIIVSAVISKPLLNTPWVANLALLPLLANNTQEKVLLSSRRMFWSSISRLFFSYISTPLALFVGTVTGNLVFGYTVLQFLMAVSMWAGYLITFKMTEGYEELPVKGAEAQQTKTAVKKKERASLSDILKNLFQNPPLLVLLLADYGRNIAAFIMAGSIAYYYTYVAQNMALMPLHMLITSIASILGTLASPAVSKRINNTRTMTITGTLISGCLYLIARFVGLQTSLFIAVFACSSFIVGITGSSNVALYSDTIVYGEWKTGQNTAGFIMGLMNFPLKVGKMTNGIIMAAALASIGFVAKMTPTPALKAGIINIMTLIPAAGLLFTGLVLLLGFKLTEARVKQMQDEINARKNEAIAH, from the coding sequence ATGAAAAAACCCTTAAGTAAGTCTCTGAAAACATTTTATGGAGTCGGAGATTTAGGCTTTTCCCTCATGACCAGCGTAGGTGTGTACCTGCAAACTTACTTTCTAACCGACGTTGCAGGGTTTAATCTTGCACTGGTTGCCTTAATCATTTCTATCCCTAATACTTTTGATGCAATATTCTCCGGTGTATATGGTGCAGTTATTGATACCGTTAAACCCATGAGATGGGGCAAATTGCGTTCGTGGCTTATTGTTTTGCCCCCGCTTGTTGTATTATTTATGACCCTGCAGTATACAAAGATAGGGACCGATAATATAGCAGCCATAATTATCATAGTAAGTGCTGTTATATCAAAGCCGCTGCTTAACACTCCATGGGTGGCCAATCTGGCCCTCCTCCCGCTGCTGGCCAATAATACCCAGGAAAAAGTACTGCTTTCTTCCAGAAGAATGTTTTGGTCAAGCATTTCCAGGTTATTTTTCTCCTATATAAGCACACCTCTGGCTTTATTCGTTGGCACTGTAACCGGGAATCTGGTCTTTGGCTATACGGTTCTTCAATTTCTCATGGCAGTCAGCATGTGGGCCGGCTATTTAATTACTTTTAAAATGACAGAAGGATATGAAGAACTCCCTGTTAAAGGCGCAGAAGCTCAACAGACAAAGACTGCAGTTAAGAAGAAAGAAAGAGCATCACTTAGTGATATTTTGAAAAACTTATTCCAAAATCCTCCGCTGTTAGTCCTTTTGCTTGCTGATTACGGCAGGAATATTGCAGCCTTTATAATGGCCGGGTCTATTGCTTATTACTATACTTATGTAGCTCAAAATATGGCCCTTATGCCCTTACATATGCTCATCACATCTATCGCATCAATTTTAGGTACACTTGCTTCACCTGCGGTAAGCAAAAGAATTAATAATACACGTACAATGACAATCACCGGGACACTTATATCAGGCTGTTTATATTTAATTGCAAGGTTTGTTGGGCTACAAACTTCCTTGTTTATTGCCGTCTTTGCATGTTCCTCATTCATTGTCGGAATAACAGGCTCATCAAACGTTGCCCTGTACAGCGATACAATTGTTTATGGCGAATGGAAAACCGGGCAAAACACGGCAGGATTCATTATGGGCCTTATGAACTTTCCTTTAAAGGTAGGAAAAATGACAAATGGAATTATAATGGCTGCTGCTCTTGCATCCATCGGATTTGTTGCAAAAATGACACCGACGCCGGCGTTAAAGGCTGGAATCATCAATATTATGACTTTGATACCGGCTGCGGGATTATTATTTACCGGTTTAGTACTGCTTTTAGGATTCAAACTAACTGAAGCAAGGGTAAAGCAAATGCAGGATGAAATAAACGCAAGAAAGAATGAGGCAATAGCTCACTAA
- a CDS encoding glycine/sarcosine/betaine reductase component B subunit produces MKLERLYVDIDNVAFDNRSYIDGHTLHVSKDELEKVVSSEAFSKVEISIAVPGTNTRIINIGDIVQPTIKLDDEGDTFPGVIGKMRTVGRGRSLMLRNIAVSEVVEMPVDIPSILDLSKVTVEAAYIAGYYHVTIDAFPAEGISRTVYLGSLHTASKKLARHLAGLAKACTPDETEEFTLERHNLEGLPKIAYLCDVFCHRPYTDALVYGETMGESLPIILHPNEIIDGAVLNRDYDNSTNADPTYVWQNHPIIFELYRRHGIDVNFVGVVLNNVHHTVESKLRNATMAASMVHNQLKAEGCIITKEGGGHPQIDVGLAADVLEGEYGIKTTLVLLGLSNETNAQVIFKSKYTDAIVSTGAAVVLSLPAADQVIGSSPDTRYGNPLGPMTIALRSMHGAQSQMGWTRYGAQRI; encoded by the coding sequence GTGAAACTTGAACGTCTTTATGTAGATATCGATAATGTTGCCTTTGACAATAGGTCGTATATCGACGGGCACACACTGCATGTCAGCAAGGATGAGCTTGAAAAGGTCGTAAGCAGTGAAGCCTTTTCAAAGGTTGAAATCAGCATTGCGGTACCCGGCACAAATACCCGCATTATCAACATAGGAGATATTGTGCAGCCCACCATTAAGCTGGACGACGAGGGCGACACCTTCCCCGGCGTCATCGGCAAGATGCGCACCGTTGGCAGAGGCAGGAGCCTGATGCTTCGAAATATCGCGGTTTCGGAGGTGGTGGAGATGCCGGTGGATATCCCCAGCATACTGGACCTGTCAAAGGTTACTGTGGAGGCAGCGTATATAGCCGGCTACTACCATGTTACCATTGATGCCTTCCCTGCGGAAGGAATTTCCAGAACTGTGTATCTGGGCAGTCTGCATACAGCATCCAAGAAGCTAGCCAGGCATCTGGCCGGGCTAGCCAAAGCTTGTACACCTGATGAGACGGAGGAATTTACCTTAGAGCGCCATAATCTTGAGGGACTTCCGAAGATTGCCTACCTGTGCGATGTGTTCTGCCACAGGCCATATACGGATGCTTTAGTCTACGGTGAGACCATGGGAGAATCCCTCCCGATTATCCTACATCCCAATGAAATCATAGACGGGGCAGTCTTAAACAGAGATTATGACAACTCCACCAATGCCGATCCCACCTATGTATGGCAAAATCACCCGATTATTTTTGAACTCTATCGCCGTCATGGTATTGACGTAAACTTTGTGGGAGTGGTTTTAAACAATGTCCATCATACAGTGGAGAGTAAGCTGCGTAACGCCACCATGGCAGCTTCAATGGTGCATAATCAGCTGAAGGCTGAAGGCTGCATCATTACTAAAGAAGGCGGAGGCCACCCCCAGATCGATGTGGGCCTGGCCGCCGACGTACTGGAAGGAGAGTATGGAATTAAGACGACTTTGGTGCTGCTTGGATTATCTAACGAGACCAACGCTCAAGTAATCTTCAAGTCGAAATATACTGATGCAATTGTTTCCACCGGAGCCGCCGTTGTATTGTCCCTGCCCGCGGCCGACCAGGTCATTGGTTCAAGCCCGGATACAAGGTACGGCAATCCCCTCGGCCCGATGACCATTGCATTAAGGTCAATGCATGGAGCTCAGAGCCAGATGGGCTGGACAAGGTATGGAGCTCAAAGGATATGA
- a CDS encoding glycine/betaine/sarcosine/D-proline family reductase selenoprotein B, with the protein MAEKLRVVHYINQFFAQIGGEESASMGIQTEDKPIGPGISLQAALRDRAEIVGTIICGDNYIAENIKTVTQEVLKVIEGFKPDMFFAGPAFNAGRYGIACGSLCKAVKKKLGIPAVTAMFDENPGREIYAPDIFILRSGNNARKMAEEIKKMVDFAYKLYDGTLERDPEKEGFFERGWMVAKKYDYMASKRAVDMLINKVQGRPFKTEIPMPVNEKIPSPVPIADLSKATIMFATDGALCTKENTERMPSAGSNVYHAYNVDGKKTLSSEEYTCVHGGFDRTYAIENPNRLVPLDAMRALEEEGITKFHNEVLSCAGLAGSLSNGMNIGKSMVEYIKNHNIDAVILTSTUGTSTRCGAVIIRELEKAGIPTIHWCNMTPVSKAFGTNRIMEARSIKYPFGNPEIPPELERAERIKQLKSAVTRLTQP; encoded by the coding sequence ATGGCTGAAAAACTGAGAGTTGTCCATTATATCAATCAGTTTTTTGCCCAGATTGGAGGCGAAGAATCTGCCAGTATGGGTATTCAGACTGAGGATAAGCCGATAGGCCCCGGAATTAGTCTGCAGGCCGCACTGAGAGACCGTGCAGAAATCGTTGGCACAATTATTTGCGGAGATAACTATATTGCGGAAAACATCAAGACTGTAACACAAGAGGTTCTTAAAGTAATCGAAGGCTTCAAGCCTGATATGTTCTTTGCCGGACCTGCATTTAATGCCGGCCGCTACGGCATTGCATGCGGCTCCCTTTGCAAAGCTGTAAAAAAGAAGCTCGGCATTCCCGCTGTAACAGCTATGTTTGATGAAAACCCGGGCAGGGAAATCTATGCTCCGGACATTTTTATCCTGAGGTCAGGCAATAATGCCAGAAAGATGGCTGAAGAAATCAAGAAGATGGTGGACTTTGCATATAAGCTTTATGACGGCACCTTAGAGCGTGATCCTGAAAAAGAAGGATTCTTTGAGCGAGGATGGATGGTTGCTAAAAAGTACGATTATATGGCCTCAAAGAGAGCTGTAGACATGCTCATAAATAAGGTACAAGGACGTCCTTTCAAAACCGAAATCCCCATGCCTGTAAATGAAAAGATACCATCACCGGTTCCCATCGCTGACCTGTCAAAAGCCACAATCATGTTTGCTACAGACGGAGCATTGTGTACCAAGGAAAACACTGAAAGAATGCCGTCAGCCGGATCTAATGTATATCATGCCTATAACGTAGATGGCAAGAAAACCCTTTCCAGTGAGGAATATACCTGTGTCCACGGCGGATTTGACAGGACCTACGCAATCGAGAACCCGAACCGTCTTGTCCCCCTTGACGCTATGCGTGCCCTTGAAGAAGAAGGTATCACAAAATTCCATAATGAAGTCCTTTCCTGCGCAGGCTTGGCAGGCAGCCTTTCAAACGGTATGAATATAGGAAAAAGTATGGTTGAGTACATCAAAAACCACAATATTGATGCCGTTATACTAACCTCCACATGAGGAACGTCCACCCGCTGCGGTGCAGTGATAATAAGAGAGCTTGAAAAGGCCGGAATTCCTACAATACACTGGTGCAATATGACTCCGGTGTCAAAAGCTTTTGGTACAAACCGTATTATGGAAGCCAGGAGCATAAAATACCCCTTCGGCAATCCGGAAATCCCGCCGGAGCTGGAGAGAGCAGAGCGCATAAAACAGCTTAAGTCAGCAGTTACCCGCCTGACCCAGCCATAA
- a CDS encoding ATP-binding protein: protein MIERDRDKEELINELIQLRKRNQELELFLREKSAVAPLFSIKFHEEKRFKAILDAIPLSIVLVDAADRKFLYVNRRGMELYGSDYIGYDLDSFIAKVNAQKSDDMSCPLEDIPVSPLKYGEIVRNSEMTIKSEEDKHIPILVSSSPLYDSSGVITHFIVIFEDISERRWFEESLEVRSQKINVTLDGIQYNCYVRDYDWSFAYAGKQFTLEYAKKTDCSSKDRVIPLNIGHKKLEEELKQQKDLLEAVIENMNDVIIIYDKAGSVIYINAEARKQYPHISIGTKVNDVHNGMQYFDLDNNPILVENLPTRRVLRGEKIRNERVIGKLPGKTVIVEVNAVPIFNGKNNLISAVVSHRDVSKMVECEEKLKEQNKQLEGELADTSLLQGISMELLCEGNIQLLYERIIDAAMQIMRSEYASLQMLHIEHDNGCRLELLAFRGFNPQAAKFWEWVYAESGSTCGEALRTGNRVITSNVKECGFMQGTEDQVICFQTGINAVQTTPLYSRSGRMVGMISTHWREPHYPTERELKLLDVLARQAADIMEQKYYQEKLLKAEREKNEALEKAIEMKDEFLSLVSHEFRTPLNVINTAIQALNSVYANEMTEKIKEYIGTIKKNVNRQLRLVNNLLDITRANAGRIKINKKNLDIVFLTKAITESVYEFASYKGVRVTFVSALSKKMIGIDDEKYERIILNLLSNAIKFTPEGKSIVVNLHSSKGNVCIEVKDNGIGIPPNKIGVIFERFGQVDSSLSRQAEGTGIGLSLVKKFVEALNGSISVKSKIGKGSTFTILLPNETVAEEQDEKPIHDLMMDNRLVQITNIEFSDIYS from the coding sequence TTGATAGAAAGAGACCGTGACAAAGAGGAGCTTATAAATGAACTGATTCAACTCAGAAAACGCAATCAGGAATTGGAATTGTTCTTGAGAGAAAAATCTGCTGTCGCTCCCTTATTTTCTATTAAATTCCATGAAGAAAAAAGATTTAAAGCAATTTTGGATGCTATTCCCTTATCAATAGTTTTAGTTGATGCAGCAGATAGGAAATTTTTATATGTTAACAGGCGTGGCATGGAACTCTACGGTTCTGACTATATAGGGTATGATTTGGATTCATTTATTGCTAAAGTTAATGCTCAAAAGTCAGATGATATGTCCTGCCCACTGGAAGATATACCTGTAAGTCCATTAAAGTATGGGGAGATAGTACGCAATTCAGAAATGACCATTAAAAGTGAAGAGGATAAGCATATACCCATACTTGTTAGTTCTTCCCCTTTATATGATTCTTCAGGAGTTATAACCCATTTCATTGTAATATTTGAAGATATTAGTGAACGCAGGTGGTTTGAAGAAAGCCTTGAGGTTCGCAGCCAGAAGATTAATGTGACTCTGGACGGAATACAATATAATTGTTATGTGCGCGATTATGATTGGAGTTTTGCTTATGCCGGCAAACAATTTACCTTGGAATACGCCAAGAAGACTGATTGCTCTTCGAAGGATAGAGTTATCCCACTAAACATCGGACATAAGAAACTGGAGGAGGAATTAAAGCAGCAAAAAGATCTTCTTGAGGCTGTCATTGAAAACATGAATGATGTTATTATCATTTATGACAAGGCGGGCAGTGTTATCTACATAAATGCTGAGGCCCGTAAACAATATCCTCACATAAGTATTGGCACCAAAGTAAATGATGTTCATAATGGGATGCAATATTTTGATTTGGATAATAACCCTATACTTGTAGAAAATTTGCCTACAAGAAGGGTACTCAGAGGTGAGAAAATAAGGAATGAAAGGGTTATTGGCAAGCTCCCTGGCAAGACTGTGATTGTAGAGGTTAATGCCGTTCCTATTTTTAATGGCAAAAATAATTTGATATCGGCAGTAGTTTCCCACCGTGACGTTTCTAAAATGGTAGAATGCGAAGAAAAGTTAAAAGAACAAAACAAACAACTTGAAGGAGAGTTGGCGGATACCAGCCTTTTGCAAGGTATAAGTATGGAGCTTCTCTGTGAAGGTAATATTCAGTTATTATATGAGAGGATTATCGATGCCGCAATGCAAATTATGCGCTCTGAATATGCCAGCCTGCAGATGCTCCACATTGAACATGACAACGGATGTAGACTTGAGCTCTTAGCCTTTCGAGGATTTAATCCACAAGCTGCAAAATTTTGGGAATGGGTATATGCCGAATCAGGTTCTACTTGTGGTGAGGCTTTACGAACAGGGAACCGTGTCATCACATCCAATGTGAAGGAATGTGGCTTTATGCAAGGCACGGAAGACCAGGTTATATGCTTCCAGACAGGAATTAATGCTGTCCAGACGACTCCCTTATATTCCAGAAGCGGCAGGATGGTAGGGATGATTTCTACCCACTGGCGCGAACCTCATTATCCGACAGAAAGGGAGCTTAAGCTTCTTGATGTGTTGGCACGACAGGCAGCAGATATAATGGAACAAAAGTATTATCAGGAAAAGCTTTTAAAAGCAGAGCGTGAAAAAAATGAAGCTCTTGAAAAGGCAATAGAGATGAAGGATGAATTTTTGTCTCTTGTTTCCCATGAGTTCAGGACTCCTCTTAATGTGATTAATACAGCTATACAGGCTTTGAATTCTGTTTATGCTAATGAGATGACAGAAAAAATTAAAGAGTATATAGGGACCATTAAGAAGAATGTAAACAGGCAGTTAAGACTGGTTAACAACCTTCTTGATATTACCCGTGCCAATGCAGGACGTATTAAGATAAATAAAAAGAATTTAGATATAGTTTTCCTTACAAAAGCTATTACTGAATCGGTATATGAGTTTGCATCATATAAGGGAGTCAGGGTAACATTCGTATCTGCATTGTCGAAGAAGATGATAGGCATAGATGACGAGAAATATGAGAGGATTATTCTAAATCTTCTTTCCAATGCTATTAAATTCACCCCAGAGGGTAAGTCTATTGTTGTGAATTTACATTCTTCAAAAGGTAACGTATGTATTGAGGTAAAAGATAATGGAATAGGCATACCGCCTAATAAAATAGGTGTAATATTTGAAAGGTTTGGGCAGGTTGATAGTTCGCTGTCAAGACAAGCGGAAGGTACGGGTATAGGTCTGTCACTTGTAAAGAAGTTTGTTGAAGCCTTAAATGGGAGCATATCAGTTAAAAGCAAGATAGGCAAAGGCAGTACATTTACAATCTTACTTCCTAATGAAACAGTAGCAGAGGAACAAGATGAAAAGCCAATACATGATTTGATGATGGATAACCGGCTTGTGCAAATAACTAATATCGAGTTTTCTGATATTTATTCATAA
- a CDS encoding PadR family transcriptional regulator, whose product MRVLNKEMLKGTIDILILSVLKEQDSYGYEISKIIKTKSGDLFEILEATMYLALKRLEKQNVIEAYWGTETGGGRRRYFKITDLGSEQLAQLTSDWRQTVSLVDKFI is encoded by the coding sequence GTGAGAGTTTTGAATAAAGAAATGCTGAAAGGCACAATAGATATTCTTATCCTGAGCGTCCTCAAGGAGCAAGATAGCTATGGATACGAAATATCAAAAATTATCAAAACAAAATCAGGTGATTTATTTGAAATACTGGAAGCAACTATGTATCTTGCACTGAAAAGGCTTGAAAAACAAAACGTAATCGAGGCCTATTGGGGAACTGAAACAGGCGGTGGCAGGCGCAGATATTTCAAAATCACTGATTTGGGCAGCGAGCAATTAGCGCAGCTGACTTCTGACTGGAGACAAACCGTGAGTCTCGTAGATAAGTTCATTTAG
- a CDS encoding MFS transporter: MYCLFAKSSGEYGFYKTGKDYRATTTGLYTIPAKTGFALSGAISGFGLAVIGYAAVMTVTPEFINNFMWILWGIPAASYALAGLIMLFGYKIADADAAKYATANAETMRKMKEQLA; encoded by the coding sequence ATGTATTGCCTCTTTGCAAAGAGCTCAGGTGAGTATGGGTTCTATAAAACAGGAAAAGATTATCGCGCTACCACAACGGGATTGTACACCATACCTGCTAAAACCGGCTTTGCATTGAGCGGAGCCATATCCGGTTTTGGCCTTGCAGTTATAGGGTATGCAGCCGTCATGACAGTTACCCCGGAATTTATAAATAATTTCATGTGGATTTTATGGGGAATTCCCGCAGCCTCATATGCATTGGCAGGACTTATAATGCTCTTTGGATATAAGATAGCCGATGCTGATGCGGCAAAATACGCAACGGCGAATGCCGAAACAATGAGGAAGATGAAGGAGCAATTAGCTTAA
- a CDS encoding uroporphyrinogen decarboxylase family protein yields MTIPKFDEKELKTVGEMPSLIVGGPSTPLYDFPVSRKEAYIATLKRKPVWLITNVETRTITPTCNPDNVARAFAFEDTRQPVEEGGGKDMFGIEWVYVPVAGGSMVKPGAPLLSDANEWEEKLVWPDIDSWDWEKSAKNVNLSSEVFNVPSILNGWFERLISFMDFDKAVVALIDDDQKDAVKALFDKLSDLYIKIIDKYIEKFPGVDGINMHDDWGGQSNTFFSPDTCAEMIVPYMRKVTDHIHSKGLFADLHSCGKIERQVPNMIAAGWDSWSGQPMNDTQMLYEQYGDKIILGVLPNPLSPDATEAEQREAAANFVEKFCNPDKPCFLHRMATITPAFREEAYKLSRIKFSGE; encoded by the coding sequence ATGACAATTCCAAAGTTTGATGAAAAAGAATTAAAAACCGTAGGTGAAATGCCAAGTTTGATAGTTGGCGGACCTTCCACACCATTGTATGACTTTCCGGTATCCAGAAAAGAAGCTTACATTGCAACATTAAAAAGGAAACCAGTCTGGCTTATTACTAATGTTGAAACAAGAACAATCACACCAACATGTAATCCAGATAACGTTGCCAGAGCCTTTGCTTTTGAGGACACAAGACAGCCCGTTGAAGAAGGCGGCGGGAAAGATATGTTTGGTATTGAATGGGTATATGTACCCGTAGCAGGCGGCTCCATGGTAAAACCGGGTGCGCCCCTCTTAAGTGATGCTAATGAATGGGAAGAAAAATTGGTATGGCCGGACATAGACAGCTGGGATTGGGAAAAAAGCGCCAAGAATGTAAATCTTTCTTCTGAGGTATTCAATGTTCCCAGTATATTAAACGGATGGTTTGAAAGACTTATTTCCTTTATGGATTTCGACAAGGCAGTCGTTGCACTTATTGACGATGATCAAAAAGATGCAGTAAAAGCTCTCTTTGACAAGCTTTCTGATTTATATATAAAAATCATCGACAAATACATCGAAAAATTCCCCGGAGTAGACGGAATCAACATGCATGATGACTGGGGCGGGCAGAGCAATACCTTCTTCTCCCCTGACACATGTGCAGAAATGATCGTTCCTTATATGAGAAAAGTTACCGATCATATTCACTCAAAGGGACTATTTGCTGACTTACACAGCTGCGGAAAAATTGAAAGACAGGTTCCCAATATGATAGCAGCAGGATGGGATTCATGGAGCGGACAGCCGATGAATGATACTCAAATGCTTTATGAGCAATACGGCGATAAGATAATTCTTGGAGTTCTTCCCAATCCATTGAGTCCTGATGCTACTGAAGCAGAACAGAGGGAAGCAGCAGCAAATTTTGTTGAAAAATTCTGCAACCCTGATAAACCATGTTTCTTACATCGTATGGCTACCATAACTCCTGCATTCAGGGAAGAAGCTTATAAGCTATCCAGAATAAAATTCAGCGGAGAATAA